From a single Nicotiana tomentosiformis chromosome 2, ASM39032v3, whole genome shotgun sequence genomic region:
- the LOC138906198 gene encoding uncharacterized protein, translating into MDVLSRHIQWEVPWCMLFSDDIVLIDETRSGVNARLGVWRQTLESKGFKLSKTKTEYLECKFSEGTHEADVEVKLNAQVIPKRASFKYLRRDKIKNKAIQDRVGVAFVEDKMRESRMRWFVHVKRRSIDALVRRCERLAMESLRRGRGRPNKYWGEVIRQDMALLQLTEDMTLDRRVWRSKIKVEG; encoded by the exons ATGGATGTACTGTCGCGACATATCCAATGGGAGGTGCCTTGGTGCATGCTATTTTCCGATGATATAgtgttgattgacgagacgcgaagcGGAGTTAACGCGAGGTTGGGggtttggagacagaccttggagtctaaaggtttcaaactgagtaaaaccaagacagaatacttggagtgcaaattCAGTGAAGGGACCCATGAAGCAGACGTAGAGGTAAAGCTTAATGCTCAAGTTATCCCCAAGAGAGCGAGTTTTAAGTATCTCAG gagagataagattaAGAATAAAGCTATCCAGGACAGAGTGGGAGTAGCCttcgtggaggacaagatgcgggagtcaAGGATGAGATGGTTCGTACATGTTAAGAGAAGAAGCATTGATGCTcttgttaggaggtgtgagaggttggccatgGAGAGTTTGAGAAGGGGTCGAGGTAGGCCTAATAAgtactggggagaggtgattagacaggacatggcgctgcttcagctcactgaggacatgacccttgatagaagggtgtggaggtcgaagaTTAAGGTAGAAGGTTAG
- the LOC138906199 gene encoding uncharacterized protein, giving the protein MSTVQNTPFTVVGEAPLQLQMWWYDLGEDGQKWVTKHLGALTDIMKIKPRDDLIEALVTFWDPVHNVFRFSDFELTPTLEEIAGYSGFGRDLRNQELIFPRALSVHRFFDLLNISKQIRKTNVVEGCCSFYFLYSRFGQPNGFEMHEKGLNNKQNKDTWQIHRCFAFIVAFLGIMVFPNEKRTIDTRIARVVQVLTTKEHHTLAPIILSDIYRALTLCKSGAKFFEGCNILLQMWLIEHLRHHPKFMSYGLNKDNFIESYEERVKDYNSPEGVKAWISHLRSLNASQIEWTLGWLLLREVIHISALKSYLLLLGLRSVQPYAPHRVLRQLGRYQVVPKDEDLSVQVIELHPEAPLPEALIQQIWNGCRYLKYDTQVPDPARGEVDPGYAIWFGKRSHVDDVPEPKRPTKRPHVQAFDDKIQERLAWGEREKGYKTTIHALEERLRNLNFEKDLQEQEAEGEKKSLICKNEALRAQLQQMKKASEVPVRSWKDQRTIANLMEKVQDYDSLLAKTEKSLDKANEKIVQLNEKAESSKDHQVTQFEETRAQFEREMAHWVRSEAQLHAQLEEMRRYNREY; this is encoded by the coding sequence ATGAGCACTGTCCAGAACACACCATTCACAGTTGTAGGCGAGGCTCCACTTCAGCTTCAGATGTGGTGGTATGATTTAGGAGAAGATGGTCAGAAATGGGTCACCAAGCACTTGGGAGCCCTTACAgatattatgaaaattaaaccacgggacgatttgattgaggcactagtgacTTTTTGGGACCCCGTTCACAATGTCTTTCGCTTCTCCGATTTTGAGCTAACTCCCACTTTAGAAGAGATAGCTGGATATTCCGGGTTTGGCAGGGATTTGAGAAACCAGGAGCTCATATTCCCAAGGGCTCTTTCTGTACACCGATTCTTTGATCTTCTGAACATCAGTAAGCAAATTAGAAAGACCAACGTAGTCGAAGGGTGTTGTTCTTTCTACTTCTTGTACTCTAGGTTCGGGCAGCCAAATGGGTTTGAAATGCATGAAAAGGGCCTTAACAACAAGCAGAACAAAGACACATGGCAGATTCATCGTTGCTTTGCCTTCATAGTGGCGTTTCTGGGAATTATGGTCTTCCCAAACGAGAAGCGGACAATTGATACCCGCATAGCCAGGGTTGTACAGGTCCTCACTACCAAAGAACATCACACTCTTGCCCCGATCATTCTATCAGACATTTATCGGGCGTTGACTTTGTGCAAGTCTggggcaaaattcttcgaagggtgCAATATTTTGTTACAAATGTGGTTGATTGAGCATCTCCGACATCACCCCAAGTTCATGAGCTATGGTTTGAACAAGGACAATTTCATTGAGAGTTACgaagaaagagtaaaagattacaactctccagaaggggtgaaagcctggatatcccacctaagatctttaaatgcaagtcaaattgagtggactttgggaTGGCTCCTGCTAAGAGAGGTGATACACATATCGGCCCTAAAAAGTTATTTGCTATTGTTGGGTTTGAGAAGTGTCCAGCCGTATGCGCCACACAGAGTTCTAAGACAGCTAGGAAGGTACCAAGTAGTACCtaaggatgaagatttgagtgtgcaagttattgagctacaccccgaagccccactccccgaagctttaatccagcaaatttggaatggttgtcgctacttgaaatatgatactcaggtgccagatcctgcgagaggtgaggtagatccgggttatgctatatggtttgggaagaggtctcacgtggatgatgtgccagagcccaaaaggcccacaaaaaggccgcatgttcaagcctttgatgataaaatccaagaacggttggcttggggtgaacgggaaaagggatacaaaacaactattcatgccttagaagaaaggctgagaaacctcaattttgagaaagacttgcaagaacaagaagccgaaggggaaaagaagagtctAATCTgcaaaaatgaagcccttcgtGCTCAACTTCAACAGATGAAGAAAGCCTCTGAAGTGCCAGTGAGAAGTTGGAAAGACCAGAGAACCATTGCCAATCTGATGGAAAAAGTGCAAGATTATGATTCCCTCTTGGCAAAGACTGAAAAGTCGTTGGACAAAGCCAATGAAAAGATCGTACAGCTAAATGAGAAGGCcgaatcaagtaaggatcaccAAGTAACACAATTTGAAGAAACGAGGGCTCAATTCGAGAGAGAGATGGCCCATTGGGTACGTTCAGAAGCTCAGCTCCATGCACAGTTGGAAGAAATGAGAAGGTACAATAGAGAATACTAG